A section of the Portunus trituberculatus isolate SZX2019 chromosome 20, ASM1759143v1, whole genome shotgun sequence genome encodes:
- the LOC123506502 gene encoding uncharacterized protein LOC123506502, producing the protein MYGVVTCDPCHMYGVVTCDPCHMYGVVTCDPCHMYGVVTCDPCHMYGVVTCDPCHMYGVVTCDPCHMYGVVTCDPCHMYGVVTCDPCHMYGVVTCDPCHMYGVVTCDPCHMYGVVTCDPCHMYGVVTCDPCHMYGVVTCDPCHMYGVVTCDPCHMYGVVTCDPCHMYGVVTCDPCHMYGVVTCDPCHMYGVVTFDPCHMYDVVTCDPCHMYGVVTCDPCHMYGVVTCDPCHIVVTCDPCHMYGVVT; encoded by the exons ATGTATGGTGTGGTGACATGTGATCCTTGCCACATGTATGGTGTGGTGACATGTGATCCTTGCCACATGTATGGTGTGGTGACATGTGATCCTTGCCACATGTATGGTGTGGTGACATGTGATCCTTGCCAC ATGTATGGTGTGGTGACATGTGATCCTTGCCACATGTATGGTGTGGTGACATGTGATCCTTGCCACATGTATGGTGTAGTGACATGTGATCCTTGCCACATGTATGGTGTGGTGACATGTGATCCTTGCCACATGTATGGTGTGGTGACATGTGATCCTTGCCAC ATGTATGGTGTGGTGACATGTGATCCTTGCCACATGTATGGTGTGGTGACATGTGATCCTTGCCACATGTATGGTGTGGTGACATGTGATCCTTGCCACATGTATGGTGTGGTGACATGTGATCCTTGCCACATGTATGGTGTGGTGAC ATGTGATCCTTGCCACATGTATGGTGTGGTGACATGTGATCCTTGCCACATGTATGGTGTGGTGACATGTGATCCTTGCCACATGTATGGTGTGGTGACATGTGATCCTTGCCACATGTATGGTGTAGTGACATTTGATCCTTGCCACATGTATGATGTGGTGACATGTGATCCTTGTCACATGTATGGTGTGGTGACATGTGATCCTTGCCACATGTATGGTGTAGTGACATGTGATCCTTGCCACAT TGTGGTGACATGTGATCCTTGCCACATGTATGGTGTGGTGACGTGA